Proteins found in one archaeon genomic segment:
- a CDS encoding ankyrin repeat domain-containing protein: MGHGNLPRVKAMLEENPSLLNVVYQWGENDFESAIQAAAQTGAAPVAEFLLEKGAPLSICTAAMLGKKKVVEEMLSRDPSMSEAVGAHGIPLLPHAALSGDVELCRMVWDKGATKGATLALHNAVSRGRAEATAWLLENASPSLEAKNYEGKTALVLAEERKMEDIAALIRQRSSGS; this comes from the coding sequence ATGGGGCACGGGAACCTGCCGAGGGTCAAGGCGATGCTCGAAGAGAACCCTTCCCTGCTCAACGTGGTCTACCAGTGGGGGGAGAACGACTTCGAGTCGGCGATTCAGGCTGCGGCTCAGACTGGAGCGGCGCCAGTGGCAGAGTTCCTCCTAGAGAAGGGCGCTCCCCTGAGCATCTGCACGGCGGCGATGTTAGGCAAGAAAAAGGTTGTAGAAGAGATGCTTTCGAGAGACCCGAGCATGTCTGAGGCAGTCGGCGCTCACGGGATTCCACTGCTTCCCCACGCGGCCCTGAGCGGCGACGTCGAGCTCTGCAGGATGGTGTGGGACAAGGGCGCCACGAAGGGAGCAACTCTCGCTCTCCACAACGCAGTCTCGAGGGGAAGGGCGGAGGCGACGGCATGGCTGCTCGAAAACGCATCCCCGAGCCTGGAAGCCAAGAACTACGAAGGAAAGACCGCGCTAGTCCTCGCGGAAGAGCGAAAGATGGAAGACATCGCCGCGCTGATACGGCAGCGGTCTTCTGGAAGCTGA
- a CDS encoding ABC transporter ATP-binding protein, whose product MQAVGLSKSYGSFAALSGLELRLDGTKCVGFLGPNGAGKTTTMKIFTGLISPTKGEALVNGIDVRKDKKRALAGCASLIETPEIYPALTPMEALRMVGELRGVPREERSKRAQEALGRVKMQEWEDKKVGSFSKGMKQRVAIASTLVSEPEVIILDEPTTGLDPRGMTEVREIVKSLSDRLVFMSSHLLAEVTDVCQEVAMIDHGKLLVYDSIANVTSQFGGHGTSVEVGFARPVDDELARKVGAIENVDSVARSNDRHLVLRYSGGLQAQEAIFNRMASLKLGAVSMKEVSGGLEEAYLKLIKETL is encoded by the coding sequence CTGCAGGCTGTGGGGCTCTCCAAGTCGTACGGGTCTTTCGCAGCCCTCAGCGGCCTCGAGCTGAGGCTCGATGGGACGAAGTGCGTGGGGTTCCTAGGCCCAAACGGGGCCGGGAAGACGACCACCATGAAGATCTTCACAGGTCTGATCTCCCCCACGAAGGGAGAGGCGCTGGTCAACGGAATCGATGTGCGGAAGGACAAGAAGAGAGCTCTGGCGGGCTGCGCTTCCCTGATCGAGACGCCGGAGATCTATCCAGCCCTCACCCCCATGGAGGCGCTGAGAATGGTCGGGGAGCTGAGGGGGGTCCCCCGGGAGGAGAGGTCCAAGAGGGCCCAGGAGGCCCTCGGGAGAGTGAAGATGCAAGAGTGGGAGGACAAGAAGGTCGGGAGTTTCTCGAAGGGGATGAAGCAGAGGGTCGCAATAGCGTCGACTCTGGTCAGCGAGCCCGAGGTAATCATACTGGACGAGCCCACCACCGGGCTGGACCCCAGAGGCATGACCGAGGTCAGAGAGATCGTGAAGTCACTGAGCGACAGGCTCGTCTTCATGAGCTCCCACCTGCTCGCCGAGGTCACGGACGTCTGCCAGGAGGTCGCGATGATAGACCATGGAAAGCTTCTGGTCTACGACTCCATAGCAAACGTGACCTCTCAATTCGGTGGTCATGGAACCTCCGTGGAGGTGGGGTTCGCGCGGCCGGTCGACGACGAGCTGGCAAGGAAGGTAGGGGCGATTGAGAACGTAGATTCGGTCGCGAGGTCGAACGACAGGCATCTGGTCCTAAGATACTCAGGAGGGCTTCAAGCTCAAGAGGCCATCTTCAACAGGATGGCCAGCCTGAAGCTGGGTGCGGTCTCGATGAAAGAAGTGTCTGGCGGCCTTGAAGAGGCCTACCTGAAGCTGATCAAGGAGACTCTGTAG
- a CDS encoding metallophosphoesterase, which translates to MPRLFFITDVHASDRCFRKFLNAAKAYKADVLILGGDITGKVMIPIVEQAKGTYALSLFGKQTTIRRERLAETRKSLLDAGQYSFVTTPAELQEVTADKSKEDAVFNQAMLSLLDSWLALVEERLKGTDVQCYISPGNDDRLELDARLRDSGHVVNPEGRIVEIGSDNEMITVGFANPTPWKSPRELPEDQLAKVIEGLALRARRPESAIYNLHVPPIGTELDKAPAVSKDLSYVKEGLGFKFIHAGSTAVREAIEKHAPLLGLHGHIHESKGFVKLGRTLCLNPGSEYADGILRGAIVNLQDGKVKDFLLTSG; encoded by the coding sequence TTGCCGAGGCTCTTCTTCATCACCGACGTCCACGCGTCAGACAGGTGCTTCCGCAAGTTCCTCAACGCTGCCAAGGCTTACAAAGCCGACGTACTCATCCTGGGTGGCGACATCACCGGCAAGGTCATGATACCGATTGTCGAGCAGGCCAAAGGCACCTACGCCCTCTCCCTGTTCGGAAAGCAGACCACGATCAGGAGAGAGCGCCTTGCGGAGACGCGGAAGTCCCTACTCGATGCGGGCCAGTATTCCTTCGTCACTACGCCGGCCGAACTCCAGGAAGTCACGGCCGACAAGTCGAAGGAGGACGCAGTATTCAACCAGGCCATGCTCTCGCTCCTGGATTCTTGGCTCGCGCTCGTGGAAGAGAGGCTCAAGGGGACGGACGTGCAGTGCTACATCTCCCCAGGTAACGACGACAGGCTCGAGCTTGACGCCCGACTCAGGGATTCGGGCCACGTCGTGAACCCTGAGGGAAGGATAGTCGAGATCGGCAGCGACAATGAGATGATCACCGTGGGATTCGCCAACCCCACCCCATGGAAGAGCCCCAGGGAGCTACCGGAAGACCAGCTCGCGAAGGTGATCGAGGGCCTCGCGCTGCGAGCAAGAAGGCCCGAATCCGCGATCTACAATCTCCACGTCCCTCCGATAGGGACGGAGCTCGACAAGGCCCCTGCTGTCTCGAAGGACCTGAGCTACGTCAAGGAAGGTCTAGGATTCAAGTTCATCCACGCGGGGAGCACCGCGGTCAGGGAGGCCATCGAGAAGCACGCGCCCCTCCTTGGGCTCCACGGCCACATCCACGAGTCGAAGGGGTTCGTGAAGCTCGGCAGGACGCTCTGCCTGAACCCAGGCTCCGAGTACGCGGACGGCATCCTGAGAGGAGCGATAGTCAACCTGCAAGACGGCAAGGTCAAGGACTTCCTCCTCACCAGCGGCTGA
- the pyk gene encoding pyruvate kinase yields MRATKIVCTIGPASRDPKVLRRLVQLTDVFRINFSHGDEEGHREEIDRIRRAARLSRRTVAILQDLPGPKIRVGRIAGGSVDLQRGSRLSLVGSDEEGTSRRIPVNYPDILRSVVKGNLLHLADGLIRLRVEEVLAGEVRCTVVAGGVLSSGKGLNAPGVNLRLQYPTQADVAHLKFGLRQGVDFVAASFVRTPSDIREVRRLLPSGGPRLIVKVEKREAVEDFDAILEEADGAMVARGDLGIEVPIERVPLIQKKIISKCNASGKPVIVATQMLVSMVNFPVPSRAEVTDVSTAILDGTDAVMLSDETTVGKYPVESVRMLDRIARSTESAFPSRPSIASDDGSRETSEAIGRAACRLADYVGAKAIVAPTQTGSTARRVAMYRPRQPIVAMCTDSKVARAMKLYRGVIPVVSKRAKTVDWLFARADTAVLKLGLARRGDRIVVTSGTPGLRGTTNVIKVSVVGSRA; encoded by the coding sequence TTGAGAGCCACAAAGATCGTCTGCACCATCGGGCCCGCGAGCAGGGACCCGAAAGTGCTGAGGCGCCTCGTGCAGCTGACAGACGTCTTCAGAATCAACTTCTCACACGGAGACGAGGAAGGCCACAGGGAGGAGATCGACCGCATCCGAAGGGCGGCGAGACTCTCAAGGAGGACGGTCGCCATCCTCCAAGACCTCCCCGGACCAAAGATTAGAGTTGGGAGGATCGCCGGAGGCTCCGTCGACCTCCAAAGGGGTTCCAGGCTCTCGCTCGTCGGGTCGGACGAAGAGGGGACCTCCCGCAGGATTCCGGTCAACTACCCTGACATCCTGAGGTCGGTCGTCAAGGGGAACCTCCTTCACCTCGCTGACGGTCTCATCAGGCTGAGAGTAGAGGAAGTGCTGGCTGGTGAAGTCAGGTGCACGGTGGTAGCAGGGGGCGTACTAAGCTCCGGCAAGGGCCTCAACGCCCCAGGCGTCAACCTCAGGCTCCAATACCCTACCCAAGCAGACGTCGCCCACCTCAAGTTCGGGCTCCGCCAAGGGGTCGACTTCGTGGCCGCCTCTTTCGTCCGGACCCCCTCCGATATCAGGGAGGTGCGCCGCCTGCTTCCTTCCGGCGGCCCTCGCCTGATCGTGAAGGTGGAAAAGCGCGAGGCCGTCGAGGACTTCGACGCGATCCTCGAGGAAGCAGACGGAGCGATGGTCGCGCGCGGGGACCTCGGCATCGAAGTCCCCATCGAGCGAGTACCGCTCATCCAAAAGAAGATCATCTCCAAGTGCAACGCATCGGGCAAACCTGTCATAGTCGCCACCCAGATGCTCGTCAGCATGGTCAACTTCCCGGTCCCGAGCAGGGCCGAGGTGACCGACGTCTCAACAGCCATCCTCGACGGGACCGACGCGGTGATGCTCTCTGACGAGACGACCGTCGGCAAGTACCCAGTCGAATCGGTGAGGATGCTCGACCGGATCGCGCGCTCCACCGAGTCCGCCTTCCCCTCGCGGCCGTCCATCGCATCCGACGACGGGTCCCGCGAGACGAGCGAGGCGATCGGGAGGGCGGCCTGCAGGCTCGCAGACTACGTCGGGGCCAAGGCCATAGTGGCGCCCACCCAGACGGGGTCGACGGCTAGAAGGGTGGCGATGTACCGCCCAAGGCAGCCCATCGTCGCCATGTGCACCGACTCCAAGGTCGCCCGTGCGATGAAGCTCTACCGCGGAGTGATACCGGTGGTCTCGAAGCGGGCCAAGACGGTCGACTGGCTCTTCGCTCGTGCCGACACGGCGGTCCTGAAGCTTGGGCTCGCCAGGAGGGGCGACCGCATAGTCGTGACTTCAGGGACCCCGGGCCTCAGGGGGACGACCAACGTGATCAAGGTCTCGGTCGTGGGCAGCCGAGCCTAG
- a CDS encoding DUF885 domain-containing protein, with protein MKTSDQAAELATAAADYWETVLEENPIFATVIGDRRFDSRLSDISPAGRSRRESAYEEILARCSRIRAEALTGSGRLTLSALVVEARAQADYSKCSLEEWTVDPLQGIQVELLNLEGLQPVRSPVEGTAFAARLSAFGPYMDQHISNLSRGYKSGRVAVRDCVAKVIDELEGTLSKPEGNWPMLKALQVAHPDWKESELKAFRESVAGAVDSSVRPAFRKYLEFLRGDILLHARPQEKPGIVHITGGAEAYAKLIRYHTSLDLAPEELHQTGLREVARINGEMEVLGEKVFGTRDRPEILKKLRTDPSLYFSSRDEVQEKAETALARAKAAMGKWFGRLPKTDCVVVRMGEHEEKHSTIAYYRQPAADGSRPGQYFINTYAPETRPRYEAEVLAYHESIPGHHLQIAIAQELEGIPEFRKNSGVTAFIEGWGLYTERLSDEMGLYSSDLDRIGVLSYDSWRACRLVVDTGMHAMGWTRAQAIKFMLENSALAENNIVNEVDRYITWPGQALAYKTGQLEIRRLRAAAEESLGSSFDIKKFHDAVLSDGAVPLESLRQILGDYAKSK; from the coding sequence GTGAAGACTTCGGACCAGGCAGCAGAACTGGCCACGGCGGCTGCAGACTATTGGGAGACCGTCCTCGAGGAGAACCCCATCTTCGCGACCGTGATCGGAGACAGGAGGTTCGACTCCCGACTCTCAGACATCTCTCCAGCGGGAAGGAGCAGGCGCGAGAGCGCCTACGAGGAGATCCTGGCGAGGTGCTCAAGGATAAGGGCGGAAGCCCTTACCGGCTCGGGGCGTCTGACTCTCTCCGCACTGGTCGTTGAGGCCCGCGCGCAGGCCGACTACTCGAAGTGTTCTCTCGAAGAGTGGACGGTCGACCCCCTTCAGGGGATACAGGTCGAGTTGCTGAACCTCGAAGGGCTGCAGCCCGTCCGGAGCCCCGTGGAAGGGACCGCGTTCGCCGCGAGGTTGAGTGCCTTCGGACCGTACATGGACCAGCACATTTCGAACCTAAGCAGAGGGTACAAGTCCGGAAGGGTTGCTGTCCGAGACTGCGTCGCGAAGGTCATCGACGAGCTTGAAGGGACGCTCTCAAAGCCGGAAGGGAACTGGCCCATGCTGAAGGCTCTGCAAGTCGCACATCCGGACTGGAAGGAGTCCGAGCTAAAGGCGTTCAGGGAATCTGTCGCCGGTGCCGTAGACAGTTCGGTCCGCCCTGCGTTCAGGAAATACCTGGAGTTTCTGCGGGGCGACATCCTGCTCCATGCGCGACCGCAGGAAAAGCCGGGAATCGTTCACATCACGGGGGGCGCAGAGGCCTATGCCAAGCTGATAAGATATCACACATCGCTGGACCTCGCCCCCGAAGAGCTGCACCAGACAGGGCTCAGGGAGGTCGCGAGGATCAACGGGGAGATGGAGGTCCTGGGCGAGAAGGTCTTTGGCACAAGGGACAGGCCAGAGATTCTCAAGAAGCTGAGGACCGACCCCTCGCTCTATTTCAGCAGCAGGGACGAGGTCCAGGAAAAGGCGGAGACTGCGCTGGCCAGAGCCAAGGCGGCGATGGGGAAGTGGTTCGGGCGGCTCCCCAAGACCGACTGCGTGGTCGTCCGGATGGGCGAGCACGAGGAGAAGCACTCGACTATCGCGTACTACAGGCAGCCGGCAGCGGACGGCTCGAGGCCGGGGCAGTACTTCATCAACACCTATGCCCCCGAGACAAGGCCTAGGTACGAAGCGGAGGTGTTGGCCTATCACGAATCCATCCCTGGGCACCATCTTCAGATTGCGATCGCCCAGGAGCTGGAGGGGATACCGGAGTTCAGGAAGAACAGCGGGGTGACTGCGTTCATCGAGGGCTGGGGCCTGTACACTGAGAGGCTCTCGGACGAGATGGGCCTGTACTCGTCCGACCTGGACAGGATAGGCGTCCTCTCCTATGACTCCTGGAGGGCGTGTCGCCTGGTGGTCGACACCGGGATGCACGCGATGGGCTGGACGAGGGCACAGGCGATCAAGTTCATGTTGGAGAACTCCGCGCTGGCCGAGAACAACATCGTGAACGAGGTGGATAGGTACATCACCTGGCCCGGGCAGGCGCTCGCATACAAGACAGGGCAGCTCGAGATCCGCCGCCTGAGAGCCGCAGCGGAAGAGTCCCTGGGAAGCTCGTTCGACATCAAGAAGTTCCATGACGCGGTCTTGAGCGACGGAGCGGTTCCCCTCGAGTCTCTGAGGCAGATCCTTGGAGATTACGCGAAGTCTAAGTAG
- a CDS encoding ABC transporter permease, with amino-acid sequence MTQATASLRVSTFAHVRTMAKYAFLNYFRARRFYVILAIVLAMSALLTFAAAYFRSGFFGFGLPEENHPQLAFYSAWWGSFVPLVTLLSAVFFGGDAISGEFQNKTGYFLVPNPVRRSAIYVGKWLAAFGAAGLVLGVFALIALANATYFFGFPVQFEFIESVAFAYVNLVAVLTLTFLFSSLFKSSALSVLMTVIVLLFALNIVDTIVASIAGIEPWFSITYAGGIISNVLHIPYPQGVQTPPGPPGFRVTVFSASILEGLVIMAAYFVVSGLLGLFLFEKKELT; translated from the coding sequence TTGACCCAGGCGACGGCCTCGCTCAGGGTCTCGACCTTCGCCCACGTCCGCACGATGGCGAAGTACGCCTTCCTGAATTACTTCAGGGCGAGGAGGTTCTACGTGATACTCGCAATCGTGCTCGCGATGAGCGCGCTACTCACATTCGCCGCGGCCTACTTCAGGTCGGGCTTCTTTGGGTTCGGCCTTCCTGAGGAGAACCACCCGCAGCTCGCATTTTATTCCGCTTGGTGGGGAAGCTTCGTGCCCCTGGTGACCCTTCTCTCCGCCGTCTTCTTCGGGGGAGACGCCATCTCGGGAGAGTTCCAGAACAAGACGGGCTACTTCCTGGTCCCGAATCCTGTCAGGAGGTCTGCGATATACGTGGGCAAGTGGCTGGCGGCCTTCGGGGCGGCTGGGCTCGTCCTCGGGGTCTTCGCGCTGATAGCTCTCGCGAACGCCACCTACTTCTTCGGGTTTCCTGTCCAGTTCGAGTTCATCGAATCCGTCGCCTTTGCTTACGTCAACCTGGTGGCCGTCCTCACGCTGACATTTCTATTCAGTTCCCTGTTCAAGAGCAGCGCCCTCTCGGTCCTCATGACTGTCATCGTGCTGCTCTTCGCACTGAACATAGTGGACACCATCGTCGCCTCCATCGCAGGAATTGAACCGTGGTTCTCCATCACCTATGCCGGGGGGATAATCTCGAACGTCCTCCACATCCCGTATCCGCAAGGAGTTCAGACCCCTCCCGGACCGCCAGGGTTCAGGGTCACCGTCTTCTCGGCCTCAATCCTTGAGGGACTGGTCATAATGGCTGCCTACTTCGTGGTCTCTGGGCTTCTTGGGCTGTTTCTCTTCGAGAAGAAAGAGCTGACCTAG
- a CDS encoding PadR family transcriptional regulator, with product MTGPFSKKWLHPQTVPRGFLRLYILTLLSKGPETGYSIMQKIDERTDGAWRPGAGTMYPLMKNLVRSGLVKAAAPSGRLRTKVYSLTPKGQGELEEIRRSIATVGRKDRVMMRLFSELLPGTAFVPMMLRRFREGNEVFREKFAEIPQPQRAELLKEMRLNLELQLDWVDAQMGAALPSLRERTARKRKP from the coding sequence TTGACCGGTCCGTTCTCCAAGAAGTGGCTCCACCCTCAGACCGTACCGAGGGGGTTTCTCAGGCTGTACATTCTGACACTTCTCTCAAAGGGCCCTGAGACGGGCTACTCGATCATGCAGAAGATAGACGAGAGAACCGATGGGGCCTGGCGCCCGGGCGCAGGGACCATGTACCCACTGATGAAGAACTTGGTTCGTTCGGGACTGGTGAAAGCGGCGGCGCCGAGTGGAAGGCTGAGGACGAAGGTCTACTCCCTGACCCCGAAGGGACAGGGAGAACTGGAGGAGATAAGGCGCTCAATAGCCACAGTAGGGAGGAAGGACCGGGTCATGATGCGTCTCTTTTCCGAGCTTCTGCCGGGCACAGCCTTCGTCCCGATGATGCTCAGGCGCTTTCGGGAAGGGAACGAGGTCTTCCGCGAGAAGTTCGCGGAGATCCCGCAGCCCCAAAGGGCGGAGCTCCTGAAGGAGATGCGGCTCAACCTTGAGCTACAGCTCGACTGGGTCGACGCTCAGATGGGAGCTGCCCTTCCGAGCCTCAGAGAAAGGACCGCCCGTAAGAGGAAGCCGTAG
- a CDS encoding ATP-binding cassette domain-containing protein, giving the protein MISVQDLVEVYADGTKAVDGISFNVSDREFFGFLGPNGAGKSTTIKILTTLLRKTSGKVWVCGIDLEKDPQGIRKLIGVASQETVIDPDLTGEENMMLQGRLHQMGGQELKSRVEELLKLVQLSDVAKKRAGHYSGGMKKRLDLASALVHKPRLLFLDEPTTGLDPQSRATIWEYLSKLNREEGITIFLTTQYMEEADRLCNRLYIVDQGKVVANGTPEALKREVGADSIKMALENGVAGSSPKEAAREALKGLQGVSSVIDTDEGITVYAKNAGLIIPDIVRAFDSRGIKLSSVSFSSPTLDDVFLQHTGRRIRPEEVSKANAPSMFMGRRRRR; this is encoded by the coding sequence ATCATTTCGGTCCAGGACCTCGTAGAGGTCTATGCAGACGGGACGAAAGCGGTGGACGGGATTTCGTTCAATGTCTCCGACAGGGAGTTCTTCGGGTTCCTCGGTCCAAACGGGGCGGGGAAGAGCACCACGATCAAGATTCTGACCACCCTGCTCAGGAAGACCTCCGGGAAGGTGTGGGTCTGTGGTATAGACCTTGAGAAGGATCCACAGGGCATCAGGAAGCTGATAGGGGTGGCGAGCCAGGAGACTGTTATCGACCCGGACCTGACCGGGGAAGAGAACATGATGCTACAGGGTCGCCTTCACCAGATGGGAGGGCAGGAGCTGAAGTCGAGGGTGGAGGAGCTGCTGAAGCTTGTTCAGCTCTCGGACGTCGCAAAGAAGAGGGCAGGCCACTATTCGGGGGGTATGAAGAAGAGGCTCGACCTGGCTTCCGCATTGGTCCACAAGCCTAGGCTGCTCTTCTTGGACGAGCCTACGACTGGGCTCGACCCGCAGTCGAGGGCCACCATCTGGGAGTACCTTTCGAAGCTCAACCGCGAGGAGGGAATCACGATCTTCCTGACGACGCAGTACATGGAAGAGGCTGACCGGCTCTGCAACAGGCTCTACATAGTCGACCAGGGAAAGGTCGTTGCCAACGGGACGCCGGAGGCCCTGAAGAGAGAGGTCGGGGCCGACTCGATCAAGATGGCCCTGGAGAACGGAGTCGCGGGTTCGTCTCCCAAGGAAGCGGCAAGGGAGGCCCTGAAGGGGCTCCAGGGAGTCAGCAGCGTGATAGACACGGACGAAGGGATAACGGTGTATGCGAAGAACGCGGGGCTAATCATCCCCGACATCGTCAGGGCCTTCGACTCGAGGGGCATCAAGCTCTCGTCGGTGAGCTTCTCATCCCCGACCCTGGACGACGTGTTTCTGCAGCACACTGGGAGGAGGATAAGACCCGAGGAGGTAAGCAAGGCGAACGCTCCTTCGATGTTCATGGGGAGGCGCCGACGTCGGTGA
- a CDS encoding ABC transporter permease, translated as MSLFSDTYFLFVRSMKKLLRNPILLFFSLFQPIIFLLLFTQLFSSYASIRNFTQVTGAATYLAFATPGILLQNAFSSALQSGTSVVSDLDSGMLQKMLVTPVNRAAILLGRLVTDAVRVVAQSLIILVMAFFLGADFKTGVPGVLLMLFTIAFFGLAWSGISLTLGLKTKNAETVFGIGAFLTFPLLFMSTALTPQAFMPAWIQNVSQLNPISYTVNAVRVLSLTGFDWGVIGADYAFIGGLTVLTMGATLYLFRKVVS; from the coding sequence GTGAGCCTCTTCTCGGACACGTACTTCCTCTTCGTGAGGTCGATGAAGAAATTGCTCAGGAACCCGATACTCCTGTTCTTCTCTCTCTTCCAGCCGATCATCTTCCTGTTGCTCTTCACGCAGCTGTTTTCGAGCTACGCGAGCATAAGGAACTTCACTCAAGTCACCGGCGCAGCCACCTACCTTGCGTTCGCCACCCCGGGGATACTGCTTCAGAACGCATTCAGCAGCGCACTTCAGTCGGGCACGTCCGTGGTATCGGACCTCGACAGCGGGATGCTTCAGAAGATGCTCGTAACCCCGGTCAACAGGGCGGCGATTCTCTTGGGCAGGCTTGTCACTGACGCCGTCAGGGTGGTCGCCCAGTCGCTGATAATCCTGGTAATGGCGTTCTTCCTCGGGGCCGACTTCAAGACTGGCGTGCCGGGGGTCCTCCTGATGCTCTTTACGATAGCGTTCTTCGGGCTGGCCTGGTCGGGGATATCGCTGACCCTGGGCCTGAAGACGAAGAACGCGGAGACCGTCTTCGGGATTGGAGCGTTCCTCACCTTTCCCCTGCTCTTCATGAGTACGGCGCTCACCCCGCAGGCGTTCATGCCTGCGTGGATACAGAACGTTTCGCAGCTCAATCCAATAAGCTACACGGTCAATGCCGTGCGCGTCTTATCGCTGACTGGCTTCGATTGGGGCGTCATTGGAGCAGACTACGCGTTCATCGGCGGCCTGACCGTTCTGACGATGGGTGCGACGCTCTACCTGTTCAGGAAAGTCGTATCCTAG
- a CDS encoding DEAD/DEAH box helicase has protein sequence MLREGLSPRKYQEQIAEVASKVNTLVVLPTGLGKTMIAMLVASRILGEGARSKVVVLAPTRPLVLQHLNAFKAQLELPEGSFVLLTGTVDPGDREVAWLKARVVFATPQTVFNDVKHGRVSLREVALMVFDEAHRSVKDYTYTGLAQAYKESADRPLILGLTASPGATKEKVNEIKRNLFIEKVEARSEESDDVSEYVEETKMETVRVRVPEEYYEVTLRLRELFNEKVKRLLNGGFLRSNKVSKKALLEARATISARLKSAQASGGQRGYIFGAIMNQAQAVTILHAIEVVETQGASPLLKYLEKLRDRPDKGKSASSLIKDPKWLRIEDEALKISAVPHSKIPAMLSIVKTQFSKKEDSRVIVFTQYRDTIEDIVTALGEAGHTASRFVGQSDRTGSKGMDQETQSEALKSFERGEFKVLVSSSIGEEGLHVPDVDLVVFYEAVPSEIRYIQRRGRTGRTREGRVVILLAEGTIDESYYYSTLFKENRMRELVKHADEKPARRRTKAPTLMDFVPGEAA, from the coding sequence TTGCTGAGAGAAGGCCTCTCGCCGAGGAAGTACCAGGAACAGATAGCCGAGGTCGCCTCAAAGGTCAACACCCTGGTGGTGCTCCCGACCGGGCTGGGGAAGACGATGATCGCCATGCTGGTCGCTTCCAGGATCTTAGGGGAGGGGGCACGCTCGAAGGTCGTGGTGCTGGCGCCGACAAGGCCCCTCGTCCTCCAGCACCTCAACGCGTTCAAGGCCCAGCTCGAACTCCCTGAAGGCTCGTTCGTACTGTTGACGGGTACGGTCGACCCTGGAGACAGAGAGGTGGCCTGGCTGAAGGCGAGGGTGGTCTTTGCTACCCCCCAGACTGTCTTCAACGACGTCAAGCATGGGCGGGTCTCCCTGAGAGAAGTGGCGCTAATGGTCTTCGACGAAGCCCACAGGAGCGTCAAGGACTACACCTACACCGGGCTGGCACAGGCGTACAAGGAGAGCGCGGACCGTCCCCTGATACTTGGGCTGACCGCGTCCCCGGGGGCGACCAAGGAGAAGGTGAACGAGATCAAGAGGAACCTGTTCATCGAGAAGGTAGAGGCACGGAGCGAGGAGAGCGACGACGTAAGCGAGTACGTCGAGGAGACGAAGATGGAGACGGTGAGGGTGAGGGTGCCGGAGGAGTACTACGAGGTGACTCTCAGGCTGAGGGAGCTCTTCAATGAGAAGGTCAAGAGGCTCCTGAACGGAGGATTCCTGAGGAGCAACAAGGTCTCCAAGAAGGCGCTCCTTGAAGCCAGGGCCACGATCTCGGCGCGCCTGAAGAGCGCCCAGGCGAGCGGAGGGCAGCGAGGGTACATCTTCGGAGCGATCATGAACCAGGCCCAGGCGGTCACCATACTACACGCGATAGAAGTCGTGGAGACCCAGGGAGCGTCCCCCCTGCTCAAGTACCTTGAGAAGCTCCGGGACCGGCCCGACAAGGGCAAGTCCGCCTCGTCGCTGATCAAGGACCCGAAGTGGCTGAGGATAGAGGATGAAGCCCTGAAGATCTCGGCAGTCCCACATTCTAAGATTCCGGCGATGCTGTCGATAGTCAAGACCCAGTTTTCGAAGAAGGAAGATTCGAGGGTCATCGTCTTCACGCAGTACAGGGACACCATCGAGGACATCGTTACTGCTCTGGGCGAGGCCGGACACACCGCGAGCCGCTTCGTCGGACAGTCGGACAGGACCGGAAGCAAGGGCATGGACCAGGAGACGCAGTCCGAGGCCCTGAAGTCATTCGAAAGGGGCGAGTTCAAGGTGCTGGTGAGCAGCAGCATCGGGGAGGAGGGCCTCCACGTGCCGGACGTGGACCTGGTCGTTTTCTACGAAGCTGTCCCGTCGGAGATCAGGTACATACAGAGGAGAGGTCGGACAGGCCGCACAAGAGAAGGAAGGGTCGTGATCTTGCTCGCGGAGGGCACGATCGACGAGTCCTACTACTACTCGACCCTCTTCAAAGAGAACAGGATGAGGGAACTGGTGAAGCACGCCGACGAGAAACCGGCAAGGAGGCGCACCAAAGCGCCCACGCTGATGGACTTCGTGCCGGGGGAAGCGGCCTAG